Within Paenibacillus sabinae T27, the genomic segment ATTCGTAAATCAATCTTCATATAACAAGGATGCGCCGGATTCAATCACGGTCTGCATAAATGTTGAAACCTCGACATGCTTGGGATGCGTAAGGTAAGCCTGATAATCCTCCATGGACCCGTACCGTGTAATCAGCATCAGGTCAAAGGGCGATTGTCCGGTCCGTACATCCTCCCTGACCTCAATCCCGGCAAGACTTTCAATTTGTCCCCTCATGCCGAGTAGCGTCTCCCGGACCCGATCCCTTATTTCCGGGCTGTTATCCTTGAGTTTGATCAGCAAATTATTTATAAGCATCTCAACAACTCCTTTTCTTATACGTAATAGAAACTGTGTACCTTCCCGGTTACACGGCCGGAAGTGTCCCGCCGTCGATCACATACTCGCTGCCGGTGATGGAGGCAGCACGATCGGATGCCAGAAAAGCCACCAGCTCCGCCACTTCCTCCGGAAGGCCGGGACGGCCAAGCGGTATGCCACCGAGCGAATCCATCAGGGCGCTCAGCGCCGATTCCCGGCTTCCCGTTTCGACTGATAGCCGGTCCAACAGCGCATCGGCGGCCTTGGTCTGAATGAAGCCCGGAGCAACCGTGTTGATTCGCACGCCCAAAGGTGCGAACTGCTTGGACAACCCTTTGCTGTATGTGGTAAGCGCTGCTTTGGCCGCCGCATAAGCGAGAGTCGCTTCGTACAGGGGAAGCCTGCGCTGAATGGAGGAAATATGGATGATCACCCCGCTTCTACGCTCCACCATACCGGGCAGCAGGCCGCGGTCCAGCCTTATGGACGCGAACAAATTGGCGTTAATCGTCTCCTGCCAGTCCTGGTCGCTTAAGACGAGCGCTCCTCCGGAAGGGGCAGATGAGCCACCGACATTGTTTACCAGAATGTCCACTCCACCCAGGCGGTTCAAAGCCTCCTGTACCACCTTTTCGACTCCTTCCGGTGTGCTGACATCCGCCTCAACAAAAAGGCCTTGAAAGGTTCCCGGTTCAGGGGCCGAGCGGGCTGTAATCATTACTGTGGCGCCGGAATCAGCCAGCCTCCCTGCGATCGCCGCGCCCATTCCCTTGGTCCCGCCTGTCACCAGCACCCGCTTCCCGGCAAATTCCTTCTCTGTGCCTTTATAAAAAGCTATAACCTCATCTCCTTTGTTTCATGTGCTTCCGATCGGACAGCTACATCTTACAATGGACTTTTCAATTAATCTATTTTATTATTTTCATCAAATCAATGAATATTTTTAATGAAAGAATGGAGGCTCCATGGAACTGACTCAGCTCGAATATTTTCTGACGGCTGCCCGGCATCAGCATTTAACCAGAGCGGCAGAGGAACTGCGGGTAACCCAGTCGGCCTTAAGCCACGCCATATCCAAGCTGGAGAGCGAACTGGGCGTTCCCCTGTTCGATCGAACAGGGCGCAATATCCGGGTCAATGCGTTTGGTCTCATGTTCGCCAAGCGGGTGGAGCGAGGACTCCTGGAACTGAAGTCAGGCATCCATGAAATCGAAGCCAATACCAACCCCGACACCGGAATCGTGAACCTCTCTTATCTCAATATTCTAGGCGCCGAGCAGGTACCCCGACTTATTAAAGATTATCAGCGGCTGAAACCGGGCGTAAGATTCGAATTGACGCAGGGCAACTACGATGATATCAACGCCCATCTGGAAGCCGGTCACTCGGATTTAATGATTACATCCAAGGAGGCGGCTGACGATAAGCATGAATGGGCGTCCATCAGCACCGTTCCGCTGTACCTTGCCGTACCCAAAGAACATCCCTTTGCGGCTCGAGCCTCTATCAGCCTTCGGAAGATTACGGGGGAGGCTTTTATCGGCATGAACAAGAACTGCGGGCTGAAAAAGACTCTGACGACCCGGTTCATGAATACCGGCTTTGAGCTGAACGTCATATATGACGCCGAGGATTTAATGACAGTCGCAGGATTTATCTCCGCAGGGCTCGGGTTGTCCGTACTGCCCAGAATGACGGGGCTTCAATTGGAAGGCATCTCCTGGCTGCCGATCGAAGAACGGGACTGGACATGGGAGATCGGCCTTAAATGGCGGACGGACCGGTATCTGTCTCCTGCCGCTCGCGGGTTTCTGGATTTTGTTCTCAGCTACTATCCGGAACAGGAACAGGCTGTCCCCCTGACGTAGCCGGGGAACAGCCTGCTTGATATGCCTTATCTTCGTCTAGAACACTTGTCTTCGTTTAGAACATTTTATAGCCGCCGAGCCGCAGACGCCGGATAGTCCAGCCGCTGAGCACCGCTCCAGCCAGCCCCGCAATGCCGGTCAGGTAATCCACGGGGTGAAACGAGGACAGATGCTCCCAGAGCGTCACGGAAGAACGGTCCCAGATCGAATACACCACCACCGGCAAAATGACGAGCACGAACAAATAAGCCGGAAACCAGGTGGTCTTCATTAACATATTGAGGATAAAGCCGATGCCGAACATCATCACAAAGAACAGAACGGTGAGCACAAACACAGGAATAAGTCCCATCGTTACCCTTCCCCTCTCTCGATTAAGAAGCGCGAATAAAGCATCAACCCGTAGTCAGTTTACTAGAAAAAAAGGGGCGAAGCAACGAAATTCATAGGGCTCGCCTTGCCCCCGTTTGCTCTTCACCGTACGCTTGCGCTACAATGCTTAGAAGGACAACCATTTGAGGAGTGATCGCATGAGTGAAGCCGCTTTGACGCTGGAAGGATGGTATGCGCTCCATGACTTCCGCTCTCTGGATTGGACCGCCTGGACGGCGGCCGATGACGAGGAACGCGCTGTGGCTCTGGATGAACTGAATGCTTTTATAGAGGAATGGTCCGGTGTAGAAGAAGCGAAGCTGGGCAGTTCCGCCTGGTATTCGATCGTCGGACAGAAGGCCGATTTTGTGATGGTGCATCTGCGCGAAAGCCTGGAAGAGCTGAACAAGCTTGAGGTCGCTTTCAACAAGACGGCATTTGCCGCTTTTACAACCAAAGCTTACTCCTATGTCAGTAT encodes:
- a CDS encoding Dabb family protein, producing the protein MLINNLLIKLKDNSPEIRDRVRETLLGMRGQIESLAGIEVREDVRTGQSPFDLMLITRYGSMEDYQAYLTHPKHVEVSTFMQTVIESGASLLYED
- a CDS encoding SDR family oxidoreductase, translated to MAFYKGTEKEFAGKRVLVTGGTKGMGAAIAGRLADSGATVMITARSAPEPGTFQGLFVEADVSTPEGVEKVVQEALNRLGGVDILVNNVGGSSAPSGGALVLSDQDWQETINANLFASIRLDRGLLPGMVERRSGVIIHISSIQRRLPLYEATLAYAAAKAALTTYSKGLSKQFAPLGVRINTVAPGFIQTKAADALLDRLSVETGSRESALSALMDSLGGIPLGRPGLPEEVAELVAFLASDRAASITGSEYVIDGGTLPAV
- a CDS encoding LysR family transcriptional regulator, which codes for MELTQLEYFLTAARHQHLTRAAEELRVTQSALSHAISKLESELGVPLFDRTGRNIRVNAFGLMFAKRVERGLLELKSGIHEIEANTNPDTGIVNLSYLNILGAEQVPRLIKDYQRLKPGVRFELTQGNYDDINAHLEAGHSDLMITSKEAADDKHEWASISTVPLYLAVPKEHPFAARASISLRKITGEAFIGMNKNCGLKKTLTTRFMNTGFELNVIYDAEDLMTVAGFISAGLGLSVLPRMTGLQLEGISWLPIEERDWTWEIGLKWRTDRYLSPAARGFLDFVLSYYPEQEQAVPLT
- a CDS encoding YuiB family protein; translation: MGLIPVFVLTVLFFVMMFGIGFILNMLMKTTWFPAYLFVLVILPVVVYSIWDRSSVTLWEHLSSFHPVDYLTGIAGLAGAVLSGWTIRRLRLGGYKMF